Proteins from a genomic interval of Lolium perenne isolate Kyuss_39 chromosome 1, Kyuss_2.0, whole genome shotgun sequence:
- the LOC127327750 gene encoding protein INCREASED PETAL GROWTH ANISOTROPY 1, whose product MVAGRVKAAMGFQRSPATPKSTSTSTSSARKPAAPTPSSLQQPAPSTAPRPETTPRRRPSGSSPAPPPGSAAKTTSFARSFGAYFPRSSAQVQPARAASVPSTGPEVGELARLVEELQERESRLRTELLEHKILKETVVIVPFLETELAAKSSELGRCRDALARLQADNARLKDELEAAAATVSSKEQRIAELERQLAEAARPQRGASDDCSSSDYSGSRPNADSGTAKPVTKSVPPPPPPPPPPPMPASVKSKSYFSGSSRASPASSGSSTSSASSTPSCSSDTAASTGRKPDLCKLPPIPPPPPPPPPSMPAKRSRSASSSPSTSSGGGSKRAAGPPPPPPPPPPPPSGPCVRRVPEVVEFYHSLMRRDSKRDGGGGGGGSDAGPSGSGAANARDMIGEIENRSSHLLAIRSDVERQGDFIRFLIKEVEGAAFADIDDVVTFVKWLDVELSRLVDERAVLKHFDWPEQKADALREAAFGYRDLKKVEAEVASFCDDPRQNCSSALKKMQALFEKLEHGVYSIGRVRDGAMNRYRGYQIPWEWMQDTGIVSQLKIQSVKLARKYLGRVSAELEATQGGPDEEELMLQGVRFAFRVHQFAGGFDGDTMRAFQEIKEKASALQSQRDQQQLQQQRLAAGRS is encoded by the exons ATGGTGGCCGGCAGAGTCAAGGCGGCCATGGGCTTCCAGCGCAGCCCGGCCACGCCCaagtccacctccacctccacctcctccgcgCGCAAGCCGGCGGCACCCACACCATCCTCACTGCAGCAGCCCGCCCCGTCAACGGCGCCTCGGCCGGAGACGACCCCGCGGCGCCGACCCTCGGGCTcctcgcccgcgccgccgcccggcTCGGCCGCCAAGACGACGTCCTTCGCGCGCTCCTTCGGGGCCTACTTCCCGCGCTCCTCCGCGCAGGTGCAGCCGGCGCGCGCGGCGTCGGTGCCGTCAACGGGGCCGGAGGTGGGCGAGCTGGCGCGCCTCGTCGAGGAGCTGCAGGAGCGGGAGTCCCGGCTGCGCACCGAGCTGCTGGAGCACAAGATCCTCAAGGAGACCGTCGTCATCGTGCCCTTCCTCGAGACCGAGCTCGCCGCCAAGAGCAGCGAGCTCGGCCGCTGCAGGGACGCCTTGGCCAGGCTCCAGGCCGACAACGCCCGGTTGAAGGACGAGCTCGAGGCCGCCGCGGCGACTGTTTCCAGCAAAGAGCAGAGGATTGCGGAGCTGGAGAGGCAGCTGGCGGAGGCCGCGAGGCCGCAGCGAGGCGCCTCCGACGATTGCTCGTCGTCGGACTACTCCGGGAGCCGCCCCAATGCGGATAGCGGCACGGCCAAGCCAGTGACCAAGTccgttcctcctcctccaccacctcccccgccgccgccaatgCCGGCGTCTGTGAAGAGCAAGTCGTACTTCTCCGGCTCGTCCCGCGCCTCGCCAGCAAGCTCCGGCTCGTCCACTTCGTCGGCCTCGTCAACCCCGTCCTGCTCTTCCGACACGGCGGCGTCGACGGGCCGTAAGCCGGACCTCTGCAAGCTCCCACCGATCCCGCccccgccgccacctcctccACCGTCAATGCCGGCAAAAAGATCCCGGAGCGCGAGCTCGTCGCCGTCGACCTCAAGCGGCGGAGGCAGTAAACGCGCCGCcgggcctccgccgccgccgccgcctcccccgccGCCCCCGTCCGGGCCATGCGTGAGGCGCGTCCCCGAGGTGGTGGAGTTCTACCACTCGCTGATGCGGCGGGACTCCAagcgggacggcggcggcggcggcggcggctccgaCGCCGGGCCGAGCGGTTCCGGCGCCGCGAACGCCAGGGACATGATCGGCGAGATCGAGAACCGCTCCTCCCACCTTCTGGCG ATCAGATCCGACGTGGAGAGGCAGGGcgacttcatccggttcctcatcAAGGAAGTGGAAGGCGCGGCATTCGCCGACATCGATGACGTCGTCACCTTCGTCAAGTGGCTTGACGTCGAGCTCTCACGCCTG GTGGATGAACGGGCGGTGCTCAAGCACTTCGACTGGCCGGAGCAGAAGGCGGACGCGCTCCGGGAGGCGGCCTTCGGCTACCGCGACCTGAAGAAGGTCGAGGCGGAGGTGGCGTCGTTCTGCGACGATCCACGGCAGAACTGCTCTTCTGCTCTCAAGAAGATGCAGGCACTCTTCGAGAA GTTGGAGCATGGGGTGTACAGCATTGGGCGTGTGCGTGATGGCGCGATGAACCGCTACCGCGGGTACCAGATCCCATGGGAGTGGATGCAGGACACTGGAATCGTCAGTCAG CTCAAAATCCAGTCGGTAAAGTTAGCAAGGAAGTACCTTGGACGGGTCTCTGCCGAGCTCGAGGCCACACAAGGTGGCCCCGACGAAGAGGAGCTCATGCTCCAGGGAGTCCGGTTCGCCTTCAGAGTTCACCAG TTCGCAGGAGGATTTGATGGTGACACGATGCGCGCCTTCCAGGAGATCAAGGAGAAGGCGTCCGCACTCCAGTCGCAGCGGGATCAGCAGCAACTGCAACAGCAAAGGCTCGCCGCTGGCAGAAGCTGA